The sequence CCTATTATCATAGGGTCAATTCATGAGTAAATCTATTCCCACTACAGTATAAATAAGCTTAAGTAACAAGTAAACTCTTATTATCATAGGGTCAATTCATGAGTAAATCTATTCTCACTACAGTATAAATAAGCTTAAGTAACAAGTAAACTCTTATTATCATAGGGTCAATTCATGAGTAAATCTATTCCCACTACAGTATAAATAAGCTTAAGTAACAAGTAAACTCTTATTATCATAGGGTCAATTCATGAGTAAATCTATTCTCACTACAGTATAAATAAGCTTAAGTAACAAGTAAACTCTTATTATCATAGGGTCAATTCATGAGTAAATCTATTCCCACTACAGTATAAATAAGCTTAAGTAACAAGAAAACTCCTATTATCATAGGGTCAATTCATGAGTAAATCTATTCCCACTACAGTATAAATAAGCTTAAGTAACAAGTAAACTCTTATTATCATAGGGTCAATTCATGAGTAAATCTATTCTCACTACAGTATAAATAAGCTTAAGTAACAAGTAAACTCTTATTATCATAGGGTCAATTCATGAGTAAATCTATTCCCACTACAGTATAAATAAGCTTAAGTAACAAGTAAACTCTTATTATCATAGGGTCAATTCATGAGTAAATCTATTCCCACTACAGTATAAATAAGCTTAAGTAACAAGTAAACTCTTATTATCATAGGGTCAATTCATGAGTAAATCTATTCTCACTACAGTATAAATAAGCTTAAGTAACAAGTAAACTCTTATTATCATAGGGTCAATTCATGAGTAAATCTATTCCCACTACAGTATAAATAAGCTTAAGTAACAAGTAAACTCTTATTATCATAGGGTCAATTCATGAGTAAATCTATTCTCACTACAGTATAAATAAGCTTAAGTAACAAGTAAACTCTTATTACCATAGGGTCAATTCATGAGTAAATCTATTCCCACTATAGTATAAATAAGGTTAAATAACAGGTCAACTCTCATTATTATAAGATGAATTCACAAGTAAATCTATTCCCACTACAGTATGAATAAGCTTAAGTAACAAGCAAACTGTTATTATCATAGGGTCAATTCATGAGTAAATCTATTCCCACTATAGTATAAATAAGGTTAAATAACAGGTCAACTCTCATTATTATAAGATGAATTCACAAGTAAATCTATTCCCACTACAGTATGAATAAGCTTAAGTAACAAGCAAACTCTTATTATCATAGGGTCAATTCATGAGTAAATCTATTCCCACTATAGTATAAATAAGGTTAAATAACAGGTCAACTCTCATTATCATAAGATGAATTCACAAGTAAATCTATTCCCACTACAGTATAAAAAAAGGTTGAGTAACAGGTAAACTCTCCTTATCATAAGGCGAATTCACAGGAAAATCTATTCCCACTACAGTGCAAATAAAGTTAAGTAAAAGGTACACTCGTCTTTCTTATCACAGGGTGAATTCACAGCTAAATCTATTCCCATTACAGTATAAACAAAGTTAAATAAGAGGTAAGCTATTTTTTTCACAGACTgaattcatttaataaaataatctCTTCCCACTAAAGTATTATAAAGAGTTAAGTAACTGGTAAAGTCTTCCTATCATAAGGTGAATTCACAAGTAAACCTATCGCAACAACAGTATAAATAAGGTTATGTAAAAGGTACGGCACCAAGTTCAGATTTGCTTTTGATATCTTTCACAACAAAAATATAACACAGAACCTGAGAGAAACCTTCATTgaacatataattttgttttctttccctTCACAGAAAATAATCTTGAGAAATCGAAGGAATTGGCAGAGAAGTTTCAGTTAGTCGTGCCCAACTCAATCTCACACGATAGATGCCCCAAGATGTACACACTGGTAGGAGATCAGTGCCTCTCAATTTTCCACAAAGGCCACGTAAGTGGAAATCTCCCTCTCTGTCTATTTCTGTCACTCTATGTACATTAGTCCAGGTCCCAATGGTTAATGAACAGTCTTCATGTGATTCACATCCATATAGTGCATTTGGTAACacaatattttatgttgattaACTTACGATGTTTCTCTTCACTTTCCAGAACTATAACTCTGTTCAATAATTGcataattttaatggtaaagtaATTCAATAATTGCATAATTTTAgtcataatcataattttcactggAGTAAAGTAAAATCCAAAAATACGTTTAACATACCACATAAAAACCTACATAATCTACTAAGTATTGAATAAACtaaatatgtattattctttgtgatAATATACCGAATTCAATAGTCCACGGTAGTTTTCATCTAATGTAATATTTGCTTTGAAACCTATTTCATTCATAGGGTTGAACCTTTTTCCGTTCTTTTATGACAACATGGGGATTGTCTTCTGTACAGATGAGCTGGGCCGAAGCTGGTGCATTTTGTGGCGTCTTGGACGGCGACCTCTTAACGATTAAAAACATCAGCCACTTTGCAGAAATAGTTCGACACCTGCAGAGATACGGTGAGGTTCTACATCAAGATACCTCTTCCACATTCTTCCTGTCCTTCTTTGAATGATTAAACTGTATTTCAATATTGGTGTCTGGATCATATAAAACTAAGCTGgtcaaaattttcttagttcttcccCAAAGGAAGAAAAtcctctaaagatttttttttaaatcgatgtAGTCAAATTTTCTGATTTTCACAGATACTTTCCGGAATGGTATTGAAGATTAatgtatttttattgatattattttttaaaggaaaaaataaacttatttatagaatagaaaattataaaatggcAATTATGACATGAGTTTTTTCAACAGATTTAAAATGTTTTTCTTACAGAGCTGTCCTCTAATTTCTGGATTGGGGGATCAATCGCAAATACCAATGTTGGATGGACATGGCTGGATGGCTCCCCTATGGAGATGGGATCTCCCTTCTGGGCGACGAGGTAAGATGATTCAGACCGAAATATTATATTACTCAAAACACTTCTTACTTTTTGGGCCAAGCTTCAATAAATCCTTTTtctgcaatattatttttttatacagaTATTTAGGTACATAATATCTGTAAGCATTGGCAGTCCCAAAAGCTAATGCAGTTACACAAAGGATTTTGTAAACTCCACAGCAATCCACAGTGCTTTTACTTCTAGTCAGTCTTTGCAATGAGACAAACTCAGTCTTGTCCTCTTCTGTCAACAGGTACAGCCCCACCTGCATCCAACGAAATGTCACAACGGCCGCGTCAGAGACCATTTGCGATCGCTACTACCAGGCCCCTGAGAAGGTGATGAAGGGGCAGTGCGCCAGCCTTTCCTATGAGCATTCCTTCTACATGACTGACGAAGACTGCCTGAGGACCATGAGCCCTCTCTGCATCTACCAAGGAAGAGATCTCCCCACAACGTCTCATTATAGCCCATTCCCTTCA comes from Palaemon carinicauda isolate YSFRI2023 chromosome 19, ASM3689809v2, whole genome shotgun sequence and encodes:
- the LOC137658494 gene encoding uncharacterized protein isoform X3, with the protein product MKPIALLLLLSAGIQVVIGCSNDYIACNNDTKCISHSSICGDYNSCADASDEDPELCAVWRNTLCQNNYVECTRNGETKCVKISEYCFSEAPHCEGNLDLRICLMLKSGRIDKLDKFSLLGEITENNLEKSKELAEKFQLVVPNSISHDRCPKMYTLVGDQCLSIFHKGHMSWAEAGAFCGVLDGDLLTIKNISHFAEIVRHLQRYELSSNFWIGGSIANTNVGWTWLDGSPMEMGSPFWATRYSPTCIQRNVTTAASETICDRYYQAPEKVMKGQCASLSYEHSFYMTDEDCLRTMSPLCIYQGRDLPTTSHYSPFPSSNALRSNVNWYHG
- the LOC137658494 gene encoding uncharacterized protein isoform X1, with translation MKPIALLLLLSAGIQVVIGCGNGEIACNNSSKCIPYHYICDRDNDCTDASDEDPELCDVWRNTLCQNNYVECTRNGETKCVKISEYCFSEAPHCEGNLDLRICLMLKSGRIDKLDKFSLLGEITENNLEKSKELAEKFQLVVPNSISHDRCPKMYTLVGDQCLSIFHKGHMSWAEAGAFCGVLDGDLLTIKNISHFAEIVRHLQRYELSSNFWIGGSIANTNVGWTWLDGSPMEMGSPFWATRYSPTCIQRNVTTAASETICDRYYQAPEKVMKGQCASLSYEHSFYMTDEDCLRTMSPLCIYQGRDLPTTSHYSPFPSSNALRSNVNWYHG
- the LOC137658494 gene encoding uncharacterized protein isoform X2: MKPIALLLLLSAGIQVVIGCGNGEIACNNSSKCIPYHYICDRDNDCTDASDEDPELCDIWRNTRCLMDYVECKRFGVTECGEISEFCSSEAPGCEGNLDKRVCLMLQSGRIDKLDNFNLLGEITENNLEKSKELAEKFQLVVPNSISHDRCPKMYTLVGDQCLSIFHKGHMSWAEAGAFCGVLDGDLLTIKNISHFAEIVRHLQRYELSSNFWIGGSIANTNVGWTWLDGSPMEMGSPFWATRYSPTCIQRNVTTAASETICDRYYQAPEKVMKGQCASLSYEHSFYMTDEDCLRTMSPLCIYQGRDLPTTSHYSPFPSSNALRSNVNWYHG